The DNA window TCTTCATCGATCATCAGGTGAATTTGCATGATCTGGGGGAGGTTGATTTTTGGTTGAACTATATCAGGGAAGGCGAACACGAACCCGACCCCGGCGAAACCTGGACCGACCCGGTTACAGGCATTGAGTTTGTCTGGGTTCCGGAGGGCTGCTATGACATGGGCTGCGGAGACTGGACGGACAGTTGTTGGGATAATGAAAAGCCGGTGCATGAGGTCTGCCTGGACGGGTTCTGGATGGGCAAGTACGAGGTGACTCAGGGCCAGTGGACCGGGGTCATGGGCAGCAATCCGTCGTATTTTAAATCCGGGAATAATTATCCTGTGGAGCAGGTCAGCTGGAATGACGTGCAGGACTTCATCTCGAAGCTGAATTCTGAGGGCAACAGTACTTTCCGTTTGCCCACCGAGGCTGAATGGGAGTACGCTGCCCGCAGCGGAGGCCGAGCAGAGAAGTATGCCGGAGGCGATGATCTGGACAGCCTGGGCTGGTACTGGAGCAACAGCGGCAGCCGGACCCATGAGGTAGGGACCAAGGCACCCAATGGTCTGGGCATTTATGACATGTCCGGGAATGTCTTGGAGTGGGTTTCGGACTGGTACAGCGACAATTACTATTCCGTGAGCCCCCGGGATAATCCCCAGGGGCCAGAGACTGGCTCGTCCCGCGTCATTCGCGGCGGCAGTTGGATCTTCGACGCATGGGACTGCCGCGCGGCCATTCGCCCCTACGTCACCCCGGGCTTCAGGGACTTCAGCTTAGGGTTCCGCCTGGCCCTCTCCCCAGGTCAGCAGTAGCCGGATAAGCAGACAGGCAGGAGTGAGCGGGGCATCCGCACTGGAAGGCCGTGGAACAGGAGCGAGGGACGAGCGAGTGTGGAACGGGTAGGAAGTCGGATGTGCTTGCATAAAGGGCACTAAGTAGCCTTGGGTAAAGATAGTTTATGGATTAACGTCACGTTCATAGGGCAGGCAGTTTATGGGGTATTCATACTGTCTGCCCTATGATATTTTCTACCTTACAACATAACCAAACTCACAACATAACGGCTATGGATCATGTATAGTCCAAGACATTTCTTTTTGAGGACTATCTTCACAATTCTGACCCGGGGCTATGAATTTACTTAGCCCCGGGATTAGTTTTATCTGTGGATATTCTCAATCCACCTGATGACTTCGATATCGCTTACTTTGCCCAGATACCTTTGAGTTGTTGATATGTTTGCGTGGCGAGAATCACTTTGCTGACAATTTCAAGAGGTGCACCGGACCTGGAAGCAAAAGTGGCTGCGTGACGTCTTAGATCATGAGGATTAAGGTCGATACCAATAATTAGCCCGGCTTTTTTAACTACCGCCCTGGCTGCTGAGTAGCCAATGGGAAAAACGGTGTGATCTTGCTCTATGTTCATGGTTCTGATATATTCTCTGAGCCTTTCAGTAACCTTCTTGGGGGTATATGCTGCTTCACATATTCACGACCGCTTTTGGGCTCAACAATATGTAATTTTCTGTCGTCAACGTCCCTGGCACGAGGTTATTATCCGAGCATGTTCTGATTCATCATCCTGATGAATCAATAAACAATATCCATAAGGAGGTTACTGAACATGAAAAAACTCGTTCTTCTTATAGTCCTGATTCTGGGACTGTGTTTGGCCTTTCCGGGAAATATCCTTTCAAACGACATGACGTCCCAGGATCAAAGCCAAAAAATTACCAAAATCGTCGGAGGCAAGCCTGTAGAAGATGACTCTAAGTACCCATGGATGGTTGCATTGGTTAAAGACGCAAATTTTCCTGATCTTTACGCCGGCCAGTTTTGCGGAGGGACCCTCATCGCGCCGGAATGGGTACTTACCGCCGCCCACTGCGTCACAAGTGTGTTCACAAATTTTCACGCTGTCCTGGGCACCACATCTCTTACAGCTCCTCCCGGCAGATATGAGCGCATTGCCATCCGCCGGGTCCTGCGCCATAACGATTATGATCCTCACACCAATGATAATGATATCGCTCTGCTCCAGCTTGTATCGCCTTCTTC is part of the Desulfonatronovibrio magnus genome and encodes:
- a CDS encoding formylglycine-generating enzyme family protein codes for the protein MQKFFFIGFFIFTLLAGTMSLNTSHAGNNLNDLQKANIIFDWLEPQFPELLKPAPQETQENSGIIFRYYSATNVYIATFQNHLFFIDHQVNLHDLGEVDFWLNYIREGEHEPDPGETWTDPVTGIEFVWVPEGCYDMGCGDWTDSCWDNEKPVHEVCLDGFWMGKYEVTQGQWTGVMGSNPSYFKSGNNYPVEQVSWNDVQDFISKLNSEGNSTFRLPTEAEWEYAARSGGRAEKYAGGDDLDSLGWYWSNSGSRTHEVGTKAPNGLGIYDMSGNVLEWVSDWYSDNYYSVSPRDNPQGPETGSSRVIRGGSWIFDAWDCRAAIRPYVTPGFRDFSLGFRLALSPGQQ
- a CDS encoding site-specific integrase, whose protein sequence is MNIEQDHTVFPIGYSAARAVVKKAGLIIGIDLNPHDLRRHAATFASRSGAPLEIVSKVILATQTYQQLKGIWAK